The Catellatospora citrea genome includes a window with the following:
- a CDS encoding sigma factor-like helix-turn-helix DNA-binding protein has product MQCRPEWEDDLLDRLSPGPALRALRDLPGHQQAATYLAEVEGWKSKEIAEVLGVSQGGAVIPPGLVSGQRGGRAAR; this is encoded by the coding sequence TGCCGACCGGAGTGGGAGGACGACCTGCTGGACCGGCTCTCGCCCGGCCCCGCGCTGCGGGCCCTGCGTGACCTGCCCGGCCACCAGCAGGCGGCGACCTACCTGGCCGAGGTCGAGGGTTGGAAGAGCAAGGAGATCGCCGAGGTGCTGGGGGTATCGCAGGGTGGGGCTGTGATCCCGCCCGGGCTAGTTAGCGGCCAGCGAGGCGGTCGAGCAGCCCGCTGA